The following DNA comes from Streptomyces sp. NBC_00690.
GTCGCGGACCCGGGCGTCGCGTCGCATGTGCTCGAAGTCGTAGATACCGAAGGTGTCGCCGAGCAGCCAGTTGCGCGGCTGGTAGTCGAGGTGGCAGATCGCGCTGTCCAAGTGGCTGGCGCCCAGGATCACCGCGTGGTGCTTCAGCAGGTTCTCCTCGGCCGCGTCGAGCAGGTCGGCGTGGACGGCCCGGTCGATCCACCCTTGGAACCGCTCGGCGAGCGAGGCGCCGACGGCACCGTCCTGGGGCATGGCCGTGGCCCGGTGCAGCTTGCCCAGCACGTGCCCGGCCTCGTGGTGGGCAAGCTCCTCCTCGGGCGAGCCCGGAGCGAAAGTGTCCGCGCGGTCGCCTGCGAGTGCGGTGAGCAGCAGGGTGCGGGTGGCGTCATCCCGGCCGACCAACTCCGGTGCATGGCCGGTCAGATGGGTGACCCACGCCCCGTAGGCGTGGAGTTCACCGGCGTACCGGTCTCGCTCCGCGTGCTGCTTCGCGATGAACTGACGCCCGTCGCCGGCCACCAGGCGTACGACGCGGGGCGGGAGCGCGGGGTCCGCTGCGATGTCGACTGCGCCGAGGAGGAGGTGCGCCACTTGTATCCGGGGGTCGCGCGAGGTCGCGATCACGGGGTCGGCTCCGGCGTGAGGAGACTGAGGTGCTCGGTGTCGTTGTGCCGGTCGAGCATCCAGCGGGTCTGGCCCAGGCGGTTGCGGTGGTGCTGCCAGCGGGTGATGGAGGCGTGGTTGTGCGTGAATCCGGCGGGCGAGCCGATCGGGATGCCGAGCAGCAGGGTGTGTGCGGTGATCACCGTCTCCCCGTGGGCGGCGAAGACGACGCGCTTGCCGCAGTTCTCCTTGATGAGCTGGCTCAGGTTCCTGCTGGCGCGCTCCAGGAACCCGTTCCAGG
Coding sequences within:
- a CDS encoding aminoglycoside phosphotransferase is translated as MIATSRDPRIQVAHLLLGAVDIAADPALPPRVVRLVAGDGRQFIAKQHAERDRYAGELHAYGAWVTHLTGHAPELVGRDDATRTLLLTALAGDRADTFAPGSPEEELAHHEAGHVLGKLHRATAMPQDGAVGASLAERFQGWIDRAVHADLLDAAEENLLKHHAVILGASHLDSAICHLDYQPRNWLLGDTFGIYDFEHMRRDARVRDFARLEFRRWQAAPHLRTAFFDGYGRSPNDTERRLLESFGAIEAATALVKGHQENDAALSAHGRTVLSRIT